A genomic segment from Gorilla gorilla gorilla isolate KB3781 chromosome 3, NHGRI_mGorGor1-v2.1_pri, whole genome shotgun sequence encodes:
- the ABRAXAS1 gene encoding BRCA1-A complex subunit Abraxas 1 isoform X3: MTFRERLLHKNLQEHFSNQDLVFLLLTPSIITESCSTHRLEHSLYKPQKGLFHRVPLVVANLGMSEQLGYKTASGSCMSTGFSRAVQTHSSKFFEEDGSLKEVHKINEMYASLQEELKSICKKVEDSEQAVDKLVKDVNRLKREIEKRRGAQIQAAREKNIQKDPQENIFLCQALRTFFPNSEFLHSCVMSLKNRHVSKSSCNYNHHLDVVDNLTLMVEHTDIPEASPASTPQIIKHKALDLDDRWQFKRSRLLDTQDKRSKADTDSSNQDKASKMSSPETDEEIEKMKGFGEYSRSPTF, encoded by the exons ATGACGTTTAGAGAGAGGCTGCTTCACAAAAACTTGCAGGAGCATTTTTCAAACCAAGACCTTGTTTTTCTGCTATTAACACCAAGTATAATAACAGAAAGCTGCTCTACTCATCGACTGGAACATTCCTTATATAAACCTCAAAAAGG ACTTTTTCACAGGGTACCTTTAGTGGTTGCCAATCTGGGCATGTCTGAACAACTGGGTTATAAAACTGCATCAGGTTCCTGTATGTCCACTGGTTTTAGCCGAGCAGTACAAACACACAG CTCTAAATTTTTTGAAGAAGATGGATCCTTAAAGGAGGTACATAAGATAAATGAAATGTATGCTTCATTACAAGAGGAATTAAAG AGTATATGCAAAAAAGTGGAAGACAGTGAACAAGCAGTAGATAAACTAGTAAAGGATGTAAACAGATTAAAACGAGAAattgagaaaaggagaggagcaCAGATTCAGGCAGCAA GAGAGAAGAACATCCAAAAAGACCCTCAGgagaacatttttctttgtcaGGCATTACGGACCTTTTTTccaaattctgaatttcttcattcatgtgttatgtctttaaaaaatagacatgTTTCTAAAAGTAGCTGTAACTACAACCACCATCTCGATGTAGTAGACAATCTGACCTTAATGGTAGAACACACTGACATTCCTGAAGCTAGTCCAGCTAGTACACCACAAATCATTAAGCATAAAGCCTTAGACTTAGATGACAGATGGCAATTCAAGAGATCTCGGTTGTTAGATACACAAGACAAACGATCTAAAGCAGATACTGATAGTAGTAACCAAGATAAAGCGTCCAAAATGAGCAGCCCagaaacagatgaagaaattgaaaagatGAAAGGTTTTGGTGAATATTCACGGTCTCCTACATTTTGA